A single region of the Streptomyces diastaticus subsp. diastaticus genome encodes:
- a CDS encoding FUSC family protein: MGTRVREKWERVAEWGGRLRHPESGARRSLLLILKSALAATVSWFISYELIDATSPAFAPFSAVLMVQVTVYQSVIQSLRYVGAVAAGVAVQAVLGLSAGPDLISFALVALAALVISRWRVLGHQGPQVATAAFFAFATYTSATSNSDQVRELGQIVLLVLIGSAVGVAVNVLIAPPLRYRSAEYGIRALAQEIHDLLDAMTPELGEGAPGADTTKGWRDRASRTGSLITQSREGLRTARESLRLNPRPWARRRRRHLTFQAYEQTMEALVRMISQVAAITRTLDQRHREDEDPGSDTDTSEDTEDSDGSDGSGAPRESGGSGDFGDPEASRGPVAEDPRDPEYAPFLRGYSTFLSSVADFTEVLATLDEDHLREQADRLGEAAGHLEECRREVARTTDDHGLSLTDPTEPYGVLVVEATRLSEECRYTAEVLSHSADEPAAEGR, from the coding sequence ATGGGCACGCGGGTGCGGGAGAAGTGGGAGCGGGTGGCCGAGTGGGGCGGCCGGCTACGGCATCCCGAGAGCGGCGCCCGCCGCTCCCTCCTCCTCATCCTCAAGAGCGCCCTGGCCGCCACCGTGTCGTGGTTCATCTCCTACGAGCTGATCGACGCGACCTCCCCGGCCTTCGCCCCCTTCTCCGCCGTCCTGATGGTCCAGGTCACCGTCTACCAGTCGGTGATCCAGTCCCTGCGGTACGTCGGCGCGGTGGCGGCGGGCGTCGCCGTGCAGGCCGTCCTGGGCCTCTCCGCCGGGCCCGACCTGATCAGCTTCGCGCTGGTGGCGCTGGCCGCCCTGGTCATCAGCCGCTGGCGGGTACTGGGGCACCAGGGCCCGCAGGTCGCCACCGCCGCCTTCTTCGCCTTCGCCACGTACACCAGTGCCACCAGCAACTCCGACCAGGTCAGGGAACTGGGCCAGATCGTGCTGCTGGTCCTCATCGGCTCCGCCGTCGGCGTCGCCGTCAACGTGCTGATCGCCCCGCCCCTGCGGTACCGCAGCGCCGAGTACGGCATCCGCGCCCTCGCCCAGGAGATCCACGACCTGCTCGACGCCATGACGCCCGAACTCGGCGAGGGCGCCCCCGGCGCCGACACCACCAAAGGCTGGCGGGACCGGGCGAGCCGCACCGGTTCCCTGATCACCCAGTCCCGCGAAGGACTGCGCACCGCCCGCGAGAGCCTGCGCCTCAACCCGCGGCCCTGGGCACGCCGACGCCGCCGCCACCTCACCTTCCAGGCGTACGAGCAGACCATGGAGGCACTGGTCCGGATGATCTCCCAGGTCGCGGCCATCACCCGCACCCTCGACCAGCGCCACCGGGAGGACGAGGACCCGGGCTCCGACACGGACACCTCCGAGGACACGGAGGACTCCGACGGCTCCGACGGCTCGGGGGCCCCTCGGGAGTCCGGTGGTTCCGGCGACTTCGGCGATCCGGAGGCGTCGCGGGGGCCGGTCGCGGAGGACCCGCGCGACCCGGAGTACGCCCCCTTCCTCCGCGGCTACTCCACCTTCCTCTCCTCCGTGGCCGACTTCACGGAGGTCCTCGCCACCCTCGACGAGGACCACCTCCGCGAGCAGGCCGACCGGCTCGGGGAGGCCGCCGGGCACCTGGAGGAGTGCCGCCGGGAGGTCGCCCGGACCACCGACGACCACGGTCTCTCCCTCACCGACCCGACCGAGCCGTACGGCGTCCTCGTCGTGGAGGCGACGCGTCTCTCCGAGGAGTGCCGCTACACCGCCGAGGTCCTCAGCCACAGCGCCGACGAACCGGCCGCCGAGGGCCGCTGA
- a CDS encoding MSMEG_1061 family FMN-dependent PPOX-type flavoprotein: MTNPAPEAPATGLHHSLARLTRVPDARGLGLVEQAEAAVPAVGPRSPLPAGWTELTGVEELASLLGTPHPVVIDKVHDRLDEQDLDLLGRASFCSLSTADADGNCDVSPRGGVPGFTHVVDRGTIALPDRPGNRRGDSFRNILTNPHVGLLYLVPGAMDVLRINGRARVLTDAPFFDALVERNQRPALALVVEIDEIYRHCPASLRRSGIWSPATWEKTGDADATA; this comes from the coding sequence TTGACGAACCCCGCGCCCGAGGCTCCCGCCACCGGCCTCCACCACTCCCTCGCCCGGCTCACCAGGGTCCCGGACGCCCGCGGCCTCGGCCTGGTCGAGCAGGCCGAGGCCGCTGTCCCGGCCGTCGGTCCGAGGAGCCCGCTGCCCGCCGGGTGGACCGAGCTGACCGGCGTCGAGGAGCTGGCGTCCCTGCTCGGCACCCCGCACCCCGTCGTCATCGACAAGGTCCACGACCGGCTCGACGAGCAGGACCTCGACCTGCTCGGCCGCGCCTCCTTCTGCTCGCTGTCCACCGCCGACGCCGACGGCAACTGCGACGTCTCCCCGCGCGGCGGCGTCCCCGGCTTCACCCACGTCGTGGACCGCGGCACGATCGCCCTGCCCGACCGGCCCGGCAACCGGCGCGGCGACAGCTTCCGGAACATCCTCACCAACCCGCACGTCGGCCTGCTCTACCTCGTCCCCGGCGCCATGGACGTCCTGCGGATCAACGGCCGCGCCCGCGTCCTCACCGACGCCCCCTTCTTCGACGCGCTGGTGGAGAGGAACCAGCGGCCCGCGCTGGCCCTGGTGGTCGAGATCGACGAGATCTACCGCCACTGCCCCGCCTCGCTGCGCCGCTCCGGCATCTGGTCCCCCGCCACCTGGGAGAAGACCGGCGACGCCGACGCCACCGCCTGA
- a CDS encoding FecCD family ABC transporter permease, whose translation MRSRPALAVGLGLALVALALTLVASLAVGTGDVAFADVTGTFLAPDPADKAQLIVGEVRVPRTLAGLLAGVALGLAGTVMQGVTRNPIADPSLLGINAGASLSVVFAISVLGLGAAQQYLWFGFLGALIAALVVYGVGSLGREGATPVKLALAGAATTAVLTSLTTTMLLTDRQSYDQFRFWQIGALNTRSVEVLAEAAPFVVVGGLLALTLGSQLNTLALGDDLARGFGQRVGLVRGVSAVAVVLLCGASAVVAGPIGFVGLAVPHIARLVTGPDYRWVLPYSMVLAPVLLLWADIVGRVVAQPGEVQVGVITAALGSVPFIWLVRRRKLVEL comes from the coding sequence GTGCGCAGCCGGCCGGCGCTGGCCGTCGGGCTGGGCCTGGCCCTCGTCGCCCTGGCGCTGACACTGGTCGCGAGCCTGGCCGTCGGCACCGGGGACGTGGCCTTCGCCGACGTGACGGGCACGTTCCTCGCCCCGGACCCGGCCGACAAGGCGCAGCTCATCGTCGGCGAGGTCCGCGTGCCGCGCACCCTCGCCGGGCTGCTCGCCGGCGTCGCGCTGGGGCTCGCCGGGACCGTCATGCAGGGCGTCACCCGCAACCCGATCGCCGACCCCAGCCTCCTCGGCATCAACGCCGGTGCCTCCCTCAGCGTCGTCTTCGCCATCAGCGTGCTGGGCCTCGGCGCGGCGCAGCAGTACCTGTGGTTCGGCTTCCTCGGCGCGCTGATCGCGGCCCTCGTCGTCTACGGCGTCGGCTCGCTCGGCCGCGAAGGGGCCACCCCGGTCAAGCTGGCGCTGGCCGGAGCGGCGACCACGGCGGTGCTCACCTCGCTGACCACCACGATGCTGCTCACCGACCGGCAGAGCTACGACCAGTTCCGGTTCTGGCAGATCGGCGCGCTGAACACCCGGTCGGTGGAGGTGCTTGCCGAGGCCGCGCCCTTCGTCGTCGTCGGCGGCCTGCTCGCCCTCACCCTCGGCTCCCAGCTCAACACCCTCGCCCTCGGCGACGACCTGGCCCGCGGCTTCGGCCAGCGGGTCGGCCTGGTCCGGGGCGTCTCGGCGGTCGCGGTCGTGCTGCTCTGCGGCGCCTCCGCGGTGGTCGCCGGACCGATCGGCTTCGTCGGTCTGGCGGTGCCGCACATCGCCCGGCTGGTGACCGGGCCGGACTACCGCTGGGTCCTCCCGTACAGCATGGTGCTGGCGCCGGTGCTGCTGCTCTGGGCCGACATCGTGGGCCGGGTCGTGGCCCAGCCCGGCGAGGTCCAGGTCGGCGTGATCACGGCGGCGCTGGGGTCCGTCCCGTTCATCTGGCTGGTACGGCGGCGGAAGCTGGTGGAGCTGTGA
- a CDS encoding FecCD family ABC transporter permease has product MSDPTATSHQTATPPARGPAGSPPRVCEAALAEAARAVARVRRRGGRRSLLVGLALALAAFAVFAVSLSVGEMVIPVGDVLATLFGGGEPGSRFVILELRLPRALLAVLVGAGFGMAGGVFQTVLRNPLASPDIIGISSGASAAAVTASMVFAVSGLALSASALAGALVAGTLIYVLAWRKGVVGARLVLVGLGVGCGLNSLVWYLMSRAEVTGAQNALLWLTGSLNGRSWNQVWPQVTALAVLVPLTLVAARTLRALQLGDDTASGLGARAEQSRLALLACGVALAGVSTAAAGPVAFVAFVAAPVARMLLPGRGAVLPHAALAGALLVLLADLAAQHALPGTQLPVGVVTSVIGAPYLLWLLARANRVGRGG; this is encoded by the coding sequence GTGAGCGACCCGACCGCGACCTCGCACCAGACGGCCACGCCCCCGGCACGGGGCCCGGCCGGCTCGCCGCCGCGGGTCTGCGAGGCCGCGCTCGCCGAGGCCGCCCGGGCGGTGGCCCGGGTGCGTCGGCGCGGCGGACGCCGGTCACTGCTGGTCGGGCTGGCGCTGGCGCTGGCCGCGTTCGCGGTCTTCGCGGTGTCGCTGAGCGTCGGCGAGATGGTGATTCCGGTCGGCGACGTCCTCGCCACGCTGTTCGGCGGCGGCGAGCCGGGCTCCCGGTTCGTCATCCTCGAACTGCGGCTGCCGCGCGCCCTGCTGGCGGTCCTGGTCGGCGCCGGGTTCGGCATGGCGGGCGGGGTCTTCCAGACGGTGCTGCGCAACCCGCTGGCCAGCCCCGACATCATCGGCATCAGCTCCGGCGCCTCGGCCGCGGCCGTGACGGCCTCCATGGTCTTCGCCGTCTCCGGACTCGCCCTCTCGGCGAGCGCGCTGGCCGGTGCCCTCGTGGCGGGCACCCTCATCTACGTCCTGGCCTGGCGCAAAGGCGTGGTCGGTGCCCGGCTCGTCCTGGTCGGCCTGGGGGTCGGTTGCGGACTGAACAGCCTCGTCTGGTACCTGATGTCCCGCGCCGAGGTCACCGGCGCGCAGAACGCCCTGCTCTGGCTCACCGGCAGCCTCAACGGCCGTTCCTGGAACCAGGTGTGGCCGCAGGTGACCGCGCTGGCCGTGCTGGTGCCGCTGACCCTGGTCGCCGCCCGGACGCTCCGCGCCCTCCAGCTCGGCGACGACACCGCCTCCGGGCTCGGCGCCCGCGCCGAACAGAGCCGGCTGGCGCTGCTGGCCTGCGGCGTCGCGCTGGCCGGGGTGTCGACGGCGGCGGCCGGGCCGGTGGCCTTCGTGGCCTTCGTCGCGGCGCCGGTCGCCCGGATGCTGCTGCCCGGCCGGGGCGCGGTCCTGCCGCACGCGGCACTCGCCGGGGCGCTGCTCGTCCTGCTGGCCGACCTCGCGGCCCAGCACGCGCTGCCCGGCACCCAGTTGCCGGTCGGGGTGGTGACGAGCGTGATCGGCGCCCCCTACCTGCTGTGGCTGCTGGCCCGCGCCAACCGGGTCGGCCGCGGTGGCTGA
- a CDS encoding ABC transporter ATP-binding protein → MSVRHTLEARDVRIGYDGREIVPGLSVRIPPGRFTVIVGPNACGKSTLLRAMARLHAPTSGAVLLDGRPVQQTPTREVASVLGILPQSPVAPEGITVSDLVARGRYPHQGWFRRWTAEDDAAVGAALLSTDVLELAERPVDELSGGQRQRVWIAMALAQRTDILLLDEPTTFLDVAHQMDVLDLLTDLNRERGVTLVAVLHELNMACRYADHLIAMKQGEVVAQGPPAEIVTEELVTEVFGMRCSIVPDPASGTPLVVPLGRHHVPAG, encoded by the coding sequence ATGAGTGTGCGGCACACGCTGGAGGCGCGGGACGTCCGCATCGGCTACGACGGGCGCGAGATCGTGCCGGGGCTGAGCGTGCGGATACCGCCGGGGCGGTTCACGGTGATCGTGGGCCCCAACGCCTGCGGGAAGTCGACGCTGCTGCGGGCGATGGCGCGGCTGCACGCGCCGACCTCGGGGGCGGTGCTGCTGGACGGGCGGCCGGTCCAGCAGACGCCCACCCGTGAGGTGGCGTCCGTGCTGGGCATCCTGCCGCAGAGCCCGGTGGCACCCGAGGGCATCACCGTCTCCGACCTGGTGGCACGGGGGCGGTACCCGCACCAGGGGTGGTTCCGGCGGTGGACCGCCGAGGACGACGCGGCCGTGGGGGCGGCGCTGCTCTCCACCGACGTGCTGGAGCTGGCCGAACGTCCGGTGGACGAGCTGTCCGGAGGACAGCGGCAGCGGGTGTGGATCGCCATGGCGCTGGCCCAGCGGACCGACATCCTGCTGCTCGACGAGCCGACCACCTTCCTCGACGTCGCCCACCAGATGGACGTCCTCGACCTGCTGACCGACCTCAACCGCGAGCGCGGGGTGACCCTCGTGGCCGTCCTGCACGAGCTGAACATGGCCTGCCGGTACGCCGACCACCTCATCGCGATGAAGCAGGGCGAGGTGGTGGCGCAGGGGCCGCCCGCCGAGATCGTCACCGAGGAACTGGTCACCGAGGTCTTCGGCATGCGCTGCTCGATCGTCCCCGACCCCGCCTCGGGCACCCCGCTGGTCGTGCCGCTGGGCCGCCACCACGTCCCGGCCGGCTGA
- a CDS encoding RNA polymerase sigma factor: MRARIRAGDQEAFGALYEQYARPVYNHAYRLTGDWSTAEEVLSETFLAAWRTRRAVEPEGDSLRPWLLGIATNKARNASRGIGRRLAFLARRPVPELVADIADAAAGRVDDARRLAAVRRALGGLRRQDREVLALCVWSGLDYAETAEALGVPVGTVRSRLSRARTRLRRLTDEELGGAPDGPPPHARHRENGRSGGEPRPGRGEVEGRAAFVALPIQEEAR; the protein is encoded by the coding sequence CTGCGCGCACGGATCCGGGCGGGCGACCAGGAGGCGTTCGGCGCGCTGTACGAGCAGTACGCGCGTCCGGTCTACAACCACGCCTACCGGCTGACGGGCGACTGGTCGACGGCCGAGGAGGTGCTGTCCGAGACCTTCCTCGCGGCCTGGCGCACCCGGCGCGCCGTCGAACCGGAGGGCGACTCGCTGCGCCCCTGGCTGCTCGGGATCGCCACCAACAAGGCCCGCAACGCCAGCCGCGGCATCGGGCGGCGCCTGGCCTTCCTGGCCCGCCGGCCGGTCCCGGAGCTGGTGGCGGACATCGCGGACGCCGCCGCCGGCCGGGTCGACGACGCCCGGCGGCTCGCCGCGGTCCGGCGGGCGCTGGGCGGACTGCGCCGCCAGGACCGCGAGGTGCTCGCCCTCTGCGTCTGGTCCGGGCTGGACTACGCGGAGACCGCCGAGGCCCTGGGCGTCCCGGTGGGCACCGTGCGGTCGCGGCTCTCCCGGGCCCGTACCCGGCTGCGCCGGCTCACCGACGAGGAACTCGGCGGGGCACCGGACGGACCCCCGCCCCACGCGCGTCACCGGGAGAACGGCCGGTCCGGCGGGGAACCCCGTCCCGGTCGCGGAGAGGTAGAGGGCAGGGCCGCGTTCGTGGCCCTGCCCATCCAGGAGGAAGCCCGATGA
- a CDS encoding CU044_5270 family protein, with product MNDRTSGPGRAEREELARLLPAPAERELPPGRHLHHKDTLMRLIDQDGDRVPARPRPRLLRPAVLLPAVGLALGGVLLTTLAVTGRDGAPTPATAGTASRAPAPPRATVLLDRVASVAARQDEQEVTDDQFVYVRTLQSRNEGEFGGPVELTGPHEREVWMAQEQGPVIDVGLIREDDAYVPIEVGVPDGEPAVGRPAGLHRPTYTWLASLPTDPDALLKRLAAEITRDQDASGTPAKERDRAQDTFDAIGELLRETVMPPKTAAALYKAAAKIPGVSVDSDAVDAAGRHGVGIARDDTRAGWRTAWIFDPATFEYLGERSYLFKDTSMGEKGTLINKSAVLERAVVDALREKPSAGTPESGEPAAGESPTA from the coding sequence ATGAACGACCGTACCTCCGGCCCCGGCCGGGCCGAACGCGAGGAGCTGGCCCGGCTGTTGCCGGCCCCGGCCGAACGGGAACTGCCGCCTGGCCGCCATCTCCACCACAAGGACACCCTGATGCGCCTGATCGACCAGGACGGCGACCGCGTTCCCGCCCGCCCCCGTCCCCGCCTCCTGCGCCCCGCCGTGCTGCTGCCCGCCGTCGGACTGGCACTGGGCGGGGTGCTGCTGACCACGCTCGCCGTGACCGGGCGGGACGGCGCTCCGACGCCGGCCACCGCGGGTACGGCGTCCCGGGCCCCGGCCCCGCCGCGCGCGACCGTGCTGCTCGACCGGGTCGCCTCGGTCGCCGCCCGGCAGGACGAACAGGAGGTCACCGACGACCAGTTCGTCTATGTCAGGACTCTTCAGTCCAGGAACGAGGGCGAGTTCGGCGGCCCGGTGGAGCTGACCGGACCCCACGAGCGCGAGGTCTGGATGGCGCAGGAGCAGGGGCCGGTGATCGACGTCGGCCTGATCCGCGAGGACGACGCGTACGTCCCGATCGAGGTCGGGGTGCCGGACGGCGAGCCCGCGGTCGGCCGGCCGGCCGGCCTCCACCGGCCGACGTACACGTGGCTGGCCTCGCTGCCCACCGACCCCGACGCCCTGCTGAAGCGGCTCGCCGCCGAGATCACCCGGGACCAGGACGCGAGCGGCACCCCCGCGAAGGAACGGGACCGGGCCCAGGACACCTTCGACGCGATCGGGGAACTGCTGCGGGAGACGGTGATGCCGCCGAAGACCGCGGCCGCGCTCTACAAGGCGGCGGCGAAGATCCCCGGTGTGTCCGTGGACTCCGACGCGGTGGACGCGGCCGGGCGGCACGGCGTCGGCATCGCCCGCGACGACACCCGGGCGGGCTGGCGCACCGCCTGGATCTTCGACCCGGCCACCTTCGAGTACCTGGGCGAGCGGAGCTACCTCTTCAAGGACACCTCGATGGGCGAGAAGGGGACGCTGATCAACAAGTCGGCGGTGCTGGAGCGCGCGGTCGTCGACGCCCTCCGCGAGAAGCCGTCCGCGGGGACACCGGAGTCCGGGGAGCCCGCCGCCGGTGAGTCCCCGACGGCCTGA
- a CDS encoding iron-siderophore ABC transporter substrate-binding protein, translating to MNDSASPQARRARRPRRTTALLSGAVAALLIGLTACGSGGSDESADKPAEGKAGGAFPAKVATKFGEITIDEAPKRIVALGWGDAETALALGAQPVGASDWLPFGGEGVGPWAKGMYDEKPELIGTMEPEFEKIAALEPDLILDTKSSGDQTRYDTLSKIAPTVGVPKGGDMYMTSWEKQTEMVAGALGKKDEGAELIAETGKKFQAAAEKHPEFKGKSITVGSRTSEGFGAYVGGTGRVDFVKRLGFVNNPEIEKLAGDSFSVSVSKEKLDLLDADLTVMAPIGISAEEISDDPLYKAVPSVKDGRSIVFDDQDISQAFATDSVLSVGYALEKVVPLFSEKLK from the coding sequence ATGAACGATTCCGCTTCCCCCCAAGCCCGGCGCGCCCGCCGCCCCCGCCGCACCACGGCCCTGCTCTCCGGCGCGGTGGCGGCCCTGCTCATCGGCCTCACCGCCTGCGGATCGGGCGGCAGTGACGAGAGCGCGGACAAGCCCGCCGAGGGCAAGGCGGGCGGTGCCTTCCCCGCGAAGGTCGCCACCAAGTTCGGTGAGATCACCATCGACGAGGCGCCGAAACGGATCGTCGCGCTCGGCTGGGGTGACGCGGAGACCGCGCTGGCGCTCGGCGCGCAGCCGGTGGGCGCCAGCGACTGGCTGCCCTTCGGCGGGGAGGGCGTCGGTCCGTGGGCCAAGGGTATGTACGACGAGAAGCCCGAGCTGATCGGCACCATGGAGCCGGAGTTCGAGAAGATCGCGGCGCTCGAACCCGACCTGATCCTCGACACCAAGTCCAGTGGTGACCAGACCCGCTACGACACCCTCAGCAAGATCGCCCCGACGGTCGGCGTCCCGAAGGGTGGGGACATGTACATGACCTCGTGGGAGAAGCAGACCGAGATGGTCGCGGGCGCCCTGGGCAAGAAGGACGAGGGCGCCGAGCTGATCGCGGAGACCGGGAAGAAGTTCCAGGCCGCCGCCGAGAAGCACCCGGAGTTCAAGGGCAAGTCGATCACCGTCGGCTCGCGCACCTCCGAGGGCTTCGGCGCGTACGTCGGCGGCACCGGCCGCGTCGACTTCGTCAAGCGGCTCGGCTTCGTCAACAACCCGGAGATCGAGAAGCTGGCCGGCGACTCCTTCTCGGTCTCCGTCTCCAAGGAGAAGCTGGACCTGCTCGACGCCGACCTGACCGTCATGGCGCCGATCGGCATCTCCGCCGAGGAGATCAGCGACGACCCGCTCTACAAGGCGGTGCCCTCGGTGAAGGACGGCCGCTCGATCGTCTTCGACGACCAGGACATCAGCCAGGCCTTCGCCACCGACTCGGTGCTGAGCGTCGGCTACGCCCTGGAGAAGGTCGTCCCGCTCTTCTCGGAGAAGCTCAAGTAA
- a CDS encoding HAAS signaling domain-containing protein, producing MRTGSAESAYQERDAYLAAVERAAAELADDRRRALVADVAVRIDRGLDGRPGAMSEVLAELGDPRAVAAGVPVAGRAPGAAGRRSRVHPAVPVGLIAGSYALALVLQLAGAPTGVLSVALLLRLTGVVLLCTSLFWGPGRKVAGALVTLVLPAAANLLWNRELSGEDSLALRVLADVCQVLCVVGGAAWLWWTRRKA from the coding sequence GTGAGGACCGGGAGTGCGGAGTCGGCGTACCAGGAGCGGGACGCCTATCTGGCGGCGGTGGAGCGGGCGGCGGCCGAACTGGCCGACGACCGGCGTCGGGCGCTGGTGGCGGATGTGGCGGTGCGCATCGACCGAGGGCTCGACGGGCGCCCGGGCGCGATGAGCGAGGTCCTCGCCGAGCTGGGCGACCCGCGTGCGGTGGCGGCCGGGGTACCCGTGGCCGGGCGGGCCCCCGGGGCCGCCGGGCGGAGGTCGCGCGTGCACCCCGCCGTGCCGGTCGGGCTGATCGCCGGCTCGTACGCGCTGGCGCTCGTGCTCCAGTTGGCCGGGGCGCCGACCGGGGTGCTGTCGGTGGCCCTGCTGCTGCGGCTGACCGGTGTCGTGCTGCTCTGCACCAGCCTCTTCTGGGGGCCGGGGCGGAAGGTGGCCGGGGCGCTGGTCACACTGGTGCTCCCCGCCGCGGCCAACCTGCTGTGGAACCGCGAGTTGAGCGGGGAGGACAGCCTGGCCCTCCGCGTCCTCGCCGACGTGTGCCAGGTGCTGTGCGTCGTCGGCGGTGCCGCCTGGCTGTGGTGGACCCGGCGTAAGGCGTGA